A window of Rhododendron vialii isolate Sample 1 chromosome 11a, ASM3025357v1 contains these coding sequences:
- the LOC131306403 gene encoding uncharacterized protein LOC131306403 codes for MESEASQTMSLKILVEKEKNRIVFVEANNDFVDVLFSFLTIPIGTIVRLTREHSLEGEIGCLNNLYETLEKFDEGFLSSEHKGILLHPRCATDVYCRDLKVDLVECNKSKYYVCASCGMVSYYQTDSCRCGKALSIELNLLDRVTQDGSGLIKPTVRFMITDDFQVLPMSTAAGLSLLGNFGAFDGSKTEERMLNIGKDEVLKLLKCSLASRTPFSDSILEPPFSKTKPMINYGQYEPRMMNLSQRDVDTRNKDEKINLKLFINRLNNRVLYAEVEENFVNLLCSFLSIPIGYIFKECPYLSFKGCLGNLRKSVQDLDVNKFFKSEEMKAILLDPKLAPGTSYDNKLIGIEEVVNLSYKTLIPQFRITATHLSSESRLRELKIGVGLVKGPSMFLVTDSLSIAPLSPISGISLINRLKVPHSDIQELEVNMDEEETLRLLVASLVSRSALTDAFVRKETKQET; via the exons atggAGAGCGAGGCTTCTCAAACTATGAGTTTGAAGATCCTTgtggagaaagagaaaaatcgaATTGTTTTTGTGGAGGCAAACAATGATTTTGTGGATGTTCTATTCAGCTTTCTTACAATACCTATTGGAACAATTGTCAGACTCACTCGTGAGCACTCTTTGGAGGGGGAGATTGGCTGTTTAAACAACTTATACGAAACTTTGGAAAAGTTTGATGAGGGCTTTCTATCAAGTGAGCACAAAGGGATACTTCTTCATCCGCGATGTGCAACTGATGTCTACTGTAGGGACCTAAAGGTAGATTTGGTTGAATGTAACAAAAGCAAATATTATGTGTGTGCCTCTTGTGGTATGGTGAGCTATTACCAAACTGATTCTTGCCGGTGTGGAAAAGCCTTATCCATCGAGTTAAATCTATTAGACCGAGTTACCCAAGATGGAAGTGGATTAATAAAACCAACTGTGCGGTTTATGATAACCGATGACTTTCAAGTGTTGCCTATGTCTACTGCGGCTGGCTTGTCTCTGCTTGGCAATTTTGGAGCATTTGATGGGAGCAAAACAGAAGAGAGAATGCTGAACATAGGAAAGGATGAG GTTCTGAAATTGCTCAAGTGTTCATTAGCATCAAGGACGCCTTTTTCTGACTCCATATTGGAACCTCCCTTCAGTAAGACAAAGCCCATGATTAATTATGGACAGTATGAACCGAGGATGATGAATCTATCTCAAAGAGACGTGGACACAAGAAATAAGGATGAAAAGATAAACTTGAAGCTTTTCATAAACAGGTTGAACAATCGGGTGCTGTATGCAGAAGTTGAAGAGAATTTTGTGAATCTCCTATGCAGTTTCCTCTCAATTCCAATCGGCTATATCTTTAAGGAATGTCCATATTTGTCCTTCAAGGGATGCCTGGGCAATTTACGCAAGAGTGTCCAAGATTTAGATGTCAACAAGTTCTTCAAATCAGAGGAAATGAAGGCGATTCTACTCGATCCAAAACTCGCCCCTGGTACCTCTTATGACAACAAACTAATTGGTATTGAAGAAGTTGTAAACCTGTCATATAAGACTCTTATACCCCAATTCCGAATTACAGCCACTCATTTGAGTTCAGAGTCCCGTCTGCGGGAACTTAAAATTGGTGTTGGACTAGTGAAAGGACCATCTATGTTCCTGGTGACGGATAGTTTATCGATAGCACCTTTATCTCCGATCTCAGGCATATCTCTTATCAACAGATTAAAGGTACCTCACAGCGACATTCAGGAATTGGAGGTGAATATGGATGAGGAGGAG ACTTTGCGTCTCTTGGTGGCTTCGTTGGTGTCAAGATCTGCATTGACTGATGCTTTTGTGCGTAAGGAGACGAAGCAAGAAACCTGA
- the LOC131306402 gene encoding uncharacterized protein LOC131306402: MASEASQTMSLKILVEKGKNRIVFVEANKDFVDVLFSFLTIPIGTIFGLTREHSLEGGIGCLNNLYESLEKLDEDFLSSEQKGMLLHPRCASDIYCRNLKVNLVECNKSKYYGCGSFWTCSFVSYNQNVSCRCGKALRHEVNLLNPVSHGGSGFIKPAVQFVITDDFQVLPMSTMAGLSLLGNFGAFDGSKTEVRMLNVGKDEVLKLLKCTLASMTPFSDSILEPPFSKTKPMINYGLCGRRMMNLSQRDADTGNKDEKINLKLIINRLNNRVLYAEVEENFVHLLCSFLSIPIGYIIKEFPYLSFNGNLGNLRKSVQDLDVNKFFKSSEMKAILLDPKLAPGTSYDKKLIGIEEAVNPSYSTLSSLFKITYSALSSESPLQEVKIGGELVKGPVMFMVTDSLSIAPLSLISCISLINRLKVPSSDIQELEVNMGEEETLRLLVASLVSRSALTDAFVRKEMKQET; the protein is encoded by the exons atggCGAGTGAAGCTTCTCAAACTATGAGTTTGAAGATCCTTGTGGAGAAAGGGAAAAATCGAATTGTTTTTGTGGAGGCAAACAAGGATTTTGTGGATGTTCTATTCAGCTTCCTTACAATACCTATTGGAACAATTTTCGGACTCACTCGTGAGCACTCTTTGGAGGGGGGGATTGGCTGTTTAAACAACTTATATGAAAGTTTGGAAAAGTTAGATGAGGACTTTCTATCAAGTGAGCAAAAAGGGATGCTTCTTCATCCGCGATGTGCAAGTGATATCTACTGTAGGAACCTAAAGGTAAATTTGGTTGAATGTAACAAAAGCAAGTATTATGGGTGTGGCAGCTTTTGGACTTGTAGTTTTGTGAGCTATAACCAAAATGTTTCTTGCCGGTGTGGAAAAGCCTTGCGCCACGAGGTAAATCTATTAAACCCAGTTTCCCATGGTGGAAGTGGATTTATAAAACCAGCTGTGCAGTTTGTGATAACCGATGACTTTCAAGTGTTGCCTATGTCTACCATGGCCGGCTTGTCTCTGCTTGGCAATTTTGGAGCATTTGATGGGAGCAAAACAGAAGTGAGAATGCTGAACGTAGGAAAGGATGAG GTTCTAAAATTGCTCAAGTGCACATTAGCATCAATGACGCCTTTTTCTGACTCCATATTGGAACCTCCCTTCAGTAAGACAAAGCCCATGATTAATTATGGACTGTGTGGACGGAGGATGATGAATCTATCTCAAAGAGACGCGGACACAGGAAATAAGGATGAAAAGATAAACTTAAAGCTTATCATAAACAGGTTGAACAATAGGGTGCTGTATGCAGAAGTTGAAGAGAATTTTGTGCATCTCCTATGCAGTTTCCTCTCAATTCCAATCGGCTATATCATTAAGGAATTTCCATATTTGTCCTTCAATGGAAACCTGGGCAATTTACGCAAGAGTGTCCAAGATTTAGATGTCAACAAGttcttcaaatcatcagagatGAAGGCAATTCTTCTCGATCCAAAACTAGCCCCTGGTACCTCttatgacaaaaaactaatTGGTATTGAAGAAGCTGTAAACCCGTCTTACTCGACTCTTTCTTCACTATTCAAAATCACATACTCTGCTTTGAGTTCAGAGTCCCCTCTGCAGGAAGTTAAAATTGGTGGCGAACTAGTGAAAGGACCGGTTATGTTCATGGTGACGGATAGTTTATCAATAGCACCTTTATCTCTGATCTCATGCATCTCTCTTATCAACAGATTAAAGGTACCTTCCAGCGACATTCAGGAATTGGAGGTGAATATGGGTGAGGAGGAG ACTTTGCGTCTCTTGGTGGCTTCGTTGGTGTCAAGATCTGCATTGACTGATGCTTTTGTGCGTAAGGAGATGAAGCAAGAAACCTGA